Part of the bacterium genome, CGGACATCAGGCGTATGGTCATCTCGCCCGGCCCTCGACAATCGCAATCGCGTCATCGGACCATCCCCGCCGCGCGTCAGGAATTGGCAATTGAGTCACCGGGACTTCCTCGGCAGTGGCGTCATGCTTTCCTTCAGCCAAGGGTTGCGCGGACACCTTGGATTCGCCCTAGAAGGGAATGTCATCGAGTTCAGACTTGGTCAGTTCACGTTCGGCGGCCGGTTCGAGAATGCGCCTCGCTCTCGCAAGCACGTGGTCGTAAGTAAGGATGGTAAGGTTGTGATACGACGAGTTCAGGATACGGTACGCCTCGCGCTGTTCGTCGCCCCAATCGTCGGATCGGCCGAATATGAGGACGCACCGCGGTTTGACTGCCTTCACCTCGCTGTGCTTCTTGAAGAACTGCAGGTCGTTCACCCTTCTCTCGACCTCGTGAATGTACCTGGCAGACTGAGTGATTGCTTCGGTGAGCTTGCTGGAAGGGACCGGGTGCACGTCCGCGCTTCGCTCGCGCCAGAAAGGCAGGTCCGGCGCGGGCTTCTTGATCTCGATGATGTCAACGAATCCGTCATAAGCCTGCATGAGGAAGTCGGCTACATTCTCAGTGTCGATTCGACGATCATCAAGGATTCTGACGAACTCGCTGCCCAGCACCCAGTCGTTGCGGGTGAACCAGACTTGCCAATCGTGTTCCCGTGATGCGTCATTGACCATTCTCTCAAAGGCCTCGACGGCCTTGGACCGGTTGCGAAACTCCAGGCCGCGTGCCACATCCTCGGGCACGAGGTCCCATTCGTCAATCAAGCTGAGAACCTTCCGCTTGTCAGGGTCGTTCAGCACGGCCCTCAGGTGCACTAGGCTATTAGGGTCGAACTTCGAGTTAATCGGAATGTAGTTTCGGACTCCCGCCTTGAATGGCTCGTAGTTGTCGGAGATAAAGGTCAACAACTCGTTGAACTCGTCGGTGTAGAACGTCATCTTGGTCTTCGGCGCCGATGATACAGGTTGGCCGCTCTTCTTGTCGAAGCGACCCACCATCAGTCGAACATCCCCTTGAGTGGTGTTGTGGGGAATATCGAAGAAGACGGCTTTGGAGATCACCTTTGGGGAGTCTCGCAGGACCTTCGAGATAGACCGTATTCCTGAACCTGGCTTCTTTATGAGCTTCATCGCGCCTCCGTTCCCTCTAACTCGGCCGACCTGCGCTCCATTGCCTCTGTTCGTGCCTCAAAGGTCGATGTCGTCGAGCATCGCCATGCAGGCTCTGTGAAGACTCTCCTGCTCAGTACGCGAATTCGAATCCGGCAGGGAATCCACATCTAATCCACGGCACAGCCGCAGGTCTTCCAGCGAGAAGTAGTCATTGTGCAAAAGGACTTCCCTTATTTGGTCTTTGTCGTCTGGATACTCCCGCGCTTCTCGGTCCCAGTTGTCGAACAGGAAGTTGCCGTATATCTGCAGGACAACGGGTGCCGAGTGCTCCTGTATCTCGGCTACGAAGCGAAGTACTTCGCCGATCTTTGAGTCCAGAGCCGCCTGTGTGCTGTAGAAGACGTTGCCGTTGGCGTGGGCTGTATCGTTGCGGTCTCTGACCAACTTCGCAAAAGCACCGATCCGGCTGCTGTCGCATGCGACGAGCTTGAGGAAGCGCAGCATCGTGCTCTCAGGCACGATGCTGAACACGAACGGCGAGGTCGCCTTCAAGAGAGCGTTCTC contains:
- a CDS encoding Shedu anti-phage system protein SduA domain-containing protein, with the protein product MKLIKKPGSGIRSISKVLRDSPKVISKAVFFDIPHNTTQGDVRLMVGRFDKKSGQPVSSAPKTKMTFYTDEFNELLTFISDNYEPFKAGVRNYIPINSKFDPNSLVHLRAVLNDPDKRKVLSLIDEWDLVPEDVARGLEFRNRSKAVEAFERMVNDASREHDWQVWFTRNDWVLGSEFVRILDDRRIDTENVADFLMQAYDGFVDIIEIKKPAPDLPFWRERSADVHPVPSSKLTEAITQSARYIHEVERRVNDLQFFKKHSEVKAVKPRCVLIFGRSDDWGDEQREAYRILNSSYHNLTILTYDHVLARARRILEPAAERELTKSELDDIPF